Proteins found in one Ferroacidibacillus organovorans genomic segment:
- a CDS encoding patatin-like phospholipase family protein: protein MKVGLTFAGGGASGGAHIGVLQALTEGGIHPEIVSGTSSGAMVAGLYAAGNSIEEMLRTLPTLNRRYLDPDTSLLTFWTKRERRGGLLRGDRLEQFIHDKTKGIALRDVQKPLAIIATDMQNGREVVFSSRTCPSPLIQALGERPSALWDTEEEITLARAIRASISIPLVFQPVMFKDRILADGGLIDNCPVEPARALGADFVIVSDTITPFCSFLPACLFVRATSFNKWSILVWHATRHSLHKRQIFF from the coding sequence GTGAAGGTGGGGCTCACCTTTGCTGGTGGAGGCGCATCAGGAGGCGCTCACATCGGCGTGTTACAAGCATTGACAGAAGGTGGTATCCACCCTGAAATTGTAAGCGGCACGAGCAGCGGCGCAATGGTGGCCGGTCTTTATGCTGCTGGCAATTCGATTGAAGAAATGCTGCGAACGCTGCCTACCCTCAATCGCAGGTACCTTGATCCTGATACAAGTCTGTTGACATTCTGGACTAAGAGAGAACGCAGGGGAGGGTTATTGCGCGGGGATCGCTTAGAACAATTTATTCATGACAAGACAAAGGGCATCGCACTTCGCGATGTTCAAAAACCTCTTGCAATTATTGCGACCGACATGCAAAACGGACGTGAGGTCGTCTTTTCCTCCCGGACTTGCCCATCCCCTCTCATTCAAGCGCTCGGCGAACGTCCAAGTGCATTATGGGATACCGAGGAGGAAATTACCCTTGCGCGCGCGATCCGCGCAAGCATCAGCATTCCGCTTGTCTTTCAACCCGTCATGTTCAAAGATCGTATTTTAGCAGATGGCGGCCTCATTGACAACTGTCCTGTAGAACCGGCACGAGCGCTTGGTGCGGATTTTGTCATCGTCTCTGACACGATTACGCCTTTTTGCAGCTTCCTTCCCGCCTGTCTCTTCGTCCGCGCCACCTCTTTCAACAAATGGTCAATATTGGTTTGGCACGCCACGCGGCACTCTCTTCACAAACGGCAGATATTTTTCTAA